One genomic region from Clostridium saccharobutylicum DSM 13864 encodes:
- a CDS encoding MetQ/NlpA family ABC transporter substrate-binding protein, which produces MKKKSILSIALAGVVALGLVGCGGTSTNTASKEDKVIKIGVTPKPHREIVDIAKPLLEKEGYTVEVTEFNDYVQPNTSVSEGELDANFFQHMPYLKEQNESKGLNLVSVGAIHLEPMGLYSHKIKSLDELKDGATIAVPNDPSNEARALKLLASKGVIKISDGELVTPKDITENPKNLKFSELEAAAVPRSIDDVDAAIINGNYAIEAKFNPSTDAIIIEDKDSEAAKPYANIIAVKAGNENEQKIKDLVKAMTSPEVKEFIEKEYNGAVIPVF; this is translated from the coding sequence ATGAAAAAGAAATCAATTTTATCAATAGCTTTAGCGGGTGTAGTCGCATTAGGATTAGTAGGATGTGGAGGAACATCTACAAATACAGCATCTAAAGAAGATAAGGTAATAAAAATCGGGGTAACACCAAAACCACACAGGGAAATAGTAGATATAGCTAAACCATTACTTGAAAAAGAAGGATATACAGTAGAAGTAACTGAATTTAATGATTATGTTCAACCAAATACATCAGTATCAGAAGGTGAATTAGATGCAAACTTCTTCCAACATATGCCTTACTTAAAAGAACAAAATGAATCAAAGGGGCTAAATTTAGTATCAGTAGGAGCTATTCATTTAGAACCAATGGGATTATATTCTCATAAAATAAAAAGTTTAGATGAACTTAAAGATGGAGCTACAATTGCGGTTCCAAATGATCCATCAAATGAAGCTAGAGCATTAAAGTTATTAGCATCAAAGGGAGTAATTAAAATTTCAGATGGTGAATTAGTTACACCAAAAGATATAACAGAAAATCCAAAGAATTTGAAGTTTAGTGAATTAGAAGCGGCAGCAGTTCCAAGATCAATAGATGATGTTGATGCAGCTATAATAAATGGTAACTATGCAATAGAAGCTAAATTCAATCCATCTACAGATGCTATTATTATAGAAGATAAAGATTCAGAAGCTGCTAAGCCTTATGCTAATATAATTGCAGTAAAAGCAGGTAATGAAAATGAACAAAAAATTAAAGATTTAGTAAAAGCAATGACTTCACCAGAAGTTAAAGAATTTATAGAAAAAGAATACAATGGAGCAGTAATTCCAGTATTTTAA
- a CDS encoding methionine ABC transporter permease, with translation MNEIIGKALIETLEMVFVSTTFSVILGFIPAILLTVTANDGLKPNKIIYNILDFIVNTLRSFPFVILMVIIVPLTKIIAGKSIGTVAAMVPLTVAAAPFVARVIESSLREVDKGVIEAAKSFGASNTQIIFKVMLKEAIPSIMSGITLTIISIVGYSAMAGAIGGGGLGDVAIRYGYQRFQTDVMIVTCIILIVVVQVLQLLGNYFYNKLSK, from the coding sequence ATGAACGAAATAATAGGAAAAGCGTTAATAGAAACATTAGAAATGGTTTTTGTATCAACTACATTTTCTGTAATTTTAGGTTTTATACCTGCAATTTTATTAACAGTTACTGCAAATGATGGCTTAAAACCTAATAAAATTATTTATAATATTTTAGATTTTATTGTTAATACATTAAGAAGTTTTCCATTTGTTATATTAATGGTAATAATTGTACCTTTAACAAAAATAATTGCAGGTAAATCAATAGGGACAGTGGCAGCAATGGTTCCACTTACAGTTGCAGCAGCACCTTTTGTTGCAAGAGTTATAGAATCATCTTTAAGAGAAGTAGATAAAGGTGTAATAGAAGCGGCAAAGTCTTTTGGGGCTTCAAATACTCAAATTATATTTAAAGTTATGCTTAAGGAAGCAATTCCTTCGATAATGTCAGGAATAACTCTTACAATAATAAGTATTGTTGGATATTCTGCAATGGCAGGTGCTATTGGAGGCGGAGGTCTTGGAGATGTAGCAATAAGATATGGATATCAAAGATTCCAAACAGACGTAATGATAGTAACATGTATTATTCTAATTGTAGTAGTACAAGTTCTACAACTTTTAGGAAATTATTTTTATAATAAATTATCAAAATAA